The Streptomyces achromogenes genome window below encodes:
- a CDS encoding glycosyltransferase family 4 protein codes for MDRTLIVTNDFPPRPGGIQAFLHNMALRLDPDRLVVYASTWKRSREGVEATAAFDAEQPFTVVRDSTTMLLPTPGATRRAAGLLREHGCTSVWFGAAAPLGLMAPALRRAGARRLVATTHGHEAGWAQLPAARQLLGRIGEATDTITYLGEYTRSRIATALSAEAAGRMAQLPPGVDEKTFHPGSGGDEVRARLGLTGRPVVVCVSRLVPRKGQDTLILAMPRILAAHPDAVLLVVGGGPYEKDLRRLARETGVAGSVRFTGSVPWSQLPAHYGAGDVFAMPCRTRRGGLDVEGLGIVYLEASATGLPVVAGDSGGAPDAVLDGETGWVVRGGSPAEAAERIVVLLGDAELRRRMGERGRQWVEERWRWDLLAEKLRTLLVDAS; via the coding sequence ATGGACAGGACGCTGATCGTGACGAACGACTTCCCGCCCCGCCCCGGCGGCATTCAGGCGTTCCTGCACAACATGGCGCTCCGCCTCGACCCCGACCGCCTCGTCGTCTACGCGTCCACCTGGAAGCGCTCACGCGAGGGCGTCGAGGCGACGGCAGCGTTCGACGCCGAGCAGCCCTTCACCGTCGTCCGGGACTCCACGACGATGCTGCTGCCGACGCCAGGAGCGACCCGGCGCGCGGCCGGGCTGCTGCGGGAGCACGGCTGCACCTCGGTGTGGTTCGGGGCGGCCGCGCCGCTCGGGCTGATGGCGCCGGCGCTGCGCAGGGCGGGCGCCCGGCGGCTGGTGGCCACCACCCACGGGCACGAGGCCGGGTGGGCGCAGCTGCCCGCCGCCCGGCAGCTGCTCGGCCGCATCGGCGAGGCCACGGACACGATCACGTACCTGGGCGAGTACACCCGCTCGCGGATCGCGACGGCGCTGAGCGCCGAGGCGGCCGGGCGGATGGCGCAGCTGCCGCCGGGCGTCGACGAGAAGACCTTCCACCCGGGCTCGGGCGGCGACGAGGTCCGCGCGCGGCTCGGGCTGACCGGCCGGCCGGTGGTGGTGTGCGTCTCGCGGCTGGTGCCCCGCAAGGGCCAGGACACCCTGATCCTGGCCATGCCGCGGATCCTGGCCGCCCACCCGGACGCGGTGCTGCTGGTCGTCGGGGGCGGCCCGTACGAGAAGGACCTGCGCCGGCTCGCGCGCGAGACGGGAGTGGCGGGCTCGGTCCGCTTCACGGGCTCGGTGCCCTGGTCCCAGCTGCCCGCCCACTACGGCGCCGGGGACGTCTTCGCGATGCCGTGCCGGACACGGCGGGGCGGCCTCGACGTCGAGGGCCTCGGGATCGTCTACCTGGAGGCCTCGGCGACCGGACTGCCCGTCGTCGCCGGCGACTCCGGGGGCGCGCCCGACGCCGTGCTCGACGGGGAGACGGGCTGGGTCGTGCGCGGCGGCTCGCCGGCCGAGGCCGCCGAACGGATCGTCGTCCTGCTCGGGGACGCCGAACTGCGCCGCCGGATGGGCGAGCGCGGACGGCAGTGGGTCGAGGAGCGGTGGCGCTGGGACCTGCTGGCGGAGAAGCTGCGCACCCTCCTCGTCGACGCGTCCTGA
- a CDS encoding glycosyltransferase family 87 protein codes for MEKTDARRRLAGLLTVWGITRFVLLLLVFRVLHLPGPDVTSDVWATYHGWYEVLCGGAFPADDVTWQYPPAAALTILSPALLPFLDYASAFFALAFLADLAVLVLLLHTGLRPGRSLRGAWLWTAGAALLGPTLYARYDVMVTAVAVGALVAGVRRPAVMGALTGFAALLKVWPVLLLAGAVRRRAWGAAAGTAVALSALFALAMPGAFAFLTFQRDRGTEVESVGALVLHVARQFGWPGEVQFRYGSLEFTGPYVDVVNDVALGFTVLACGWLLLWRWRAAGRLRPHTLAEAAFTAVLLFTVTSRVISPQYLVWLIGLAAVCLCFRDSRMPLPALLVLAASAVTVLEFPVRFQDVVSSTPLGVGLMVLRNGLLVTAALTAAVRLWRSTAPTPAPAPPAAQAAHDGEPAVSP; via the coding sequence GTGGAGAAGACGGACGCGAGACGGCGCCTGGCGGGCCTGCTGACGGTCTGGGGCATCACGCGGTTCGTCCTGCTGCTCCTCGTCTTCAGAGTGCTCCACCTGCCCGGCCCGGACGTCACCAGCGACGTCTGGGCGACCTACCACGGCTGGTACGAGGTGCTGTGCGGCGGCGCGTTCCCGGCGGACGACGTCACCTGGCAGTACCCGCCCGCCGCCGCCCTCACGATCCTCTCCCCGGCCCTGCTGCCCTTCCTCGACTACGCGTCGGCGTTCTTCGCGCTGGCCTTCCTCGCCGACCTCGCCGTCCTCGTGCTTCTGCTGCACACCGGCCTGCGCCCCGGCCGGTCGCTGCGCGGCGCCTGGCTGTGGACGGCGGGCGCCGCGCTGCTCGGCCCCACCCTGTACGCCCGCTACGACGTGATGGTGACGGCGGTCGCGGTCGGGGCGCTGGTGGCGGGCGTGCGGCGCCCCGCGGTGATGGGTGCGCTGACGGGCTTCGCGGCGCTGCTCAAGGTCTGGCCGGTGCTGCTGCTGGCGGGCGCCGTGCGCCGCCGGGCCTGGGGCGCGGCGGCGGGGACGGCCGTCGCGCTGTCCGCGCTGTTCGCGCTGGCCATGCCCGGCGCCTTCGCCTTCCTCACCTTCCAGCGCGACCGGGGCACCGAGGTGGAGTCGGTGGGCGCTCTCGTCCTCCATGTCGCGCGGCAGTTCGGCTGGCCGGGCGAGGTGCAGTTCCGCTACGGCTCGCTGGAGTTCACCGGCCCGTACGTGGACGTGGTGAACGACGTGGCACTGGGGTTCACCGTGCTCGCGTGCGGCTGGCTGCTGCTGTGGCGGTGGCGGGCCGCGGGGCGCCTTCGGCCGCACACGCTCGCCGAGGCGGCCTTCACGGCGGTGCTGCTGTTCACCGTCACCAGCCGGGTGATCAGTCCGCAGTACCTGGTGTGGCTGATCGGCCTCGCGGCGGTCTGCCTGTGCTTCCGCGACAGCCGGATGCCCCTCCCGGCCCTCCTGGTCCTGGCCGCCTCGGCGGTGACGGTGCTCGAGTTCCCGGTCCGGTTCCAGGACGTCGTCTCGAGCACCCCTCTCGGCGTCGGACTGATGGTCCTGCGCAACGGGCTGCTGGTGACCGCCGCCCTCACCGCCGCCGTACGGCTGTGGCGCTCGACGGCGCCCACTCCCGCCCCCGCTCCCCCGGCCGCTCAGGCAGCCCACGACGGCGAACCCGCCGTCTCCCCCTGA